A portion of the Desulfurispora thermophila DSM 16022 genome contains these proteins:
- the spoIIIAC gene encoding stage III sporulation protein AC, whose protein sequence is MGSNIDLIFKIAGVGILVAAAHWVLKSAGKEDYAFITTLGGVAIVLMWVIYQLGNLFEQVKSVFRLF, encoded by the coding sequence ATGGGCAGCAATATTGATTTAATCTTTAAAATTGCCGGGGTGGGTATCCTGGTGGCGGCGGCGCACTGGGTGCTGAAAAGCGCCGGCAAGGAGGACTACGCCTTTATCACCACCCTGGGCGGGGTGGCCATAGTGCTGATGTGGGTGATCTACCAGCTGGGCAACCTTTTTGAGCAGGTGAAGTCGGTGTTCAGATTGTTTTAG
- the spoIIIAD gene encoding stage III sporulation protein AD translates to MEILQLVGLGLVVTVWAVVLRQNKPELALFLSIMAGVVVFLAMLGPIGGVVDVLRQVGERAQVSDIYLGTILKIVGIAYLADFGAQVCRDAGEGAIAGKIEFAAKILVLVLAVPIVVAMLNTLLRLLP, encoded by the coding sequence GTGGAGATCCTGCAACTGGTGGGATTGGGCCTGGTGGTGACGGTTTGGGCGGTGGTGCTGCGACAGAACAAACCTGAGTTGGCGCTTTTTTTGAGCATTATGGCCGGCGTGGTGGTTTTTCTGGCTATGCTGGGCCCGATTGGCGGTGTGGTGGATGTGCTGCGCCAGGTGGGAGAAAGGGCCCAGGTATCGGATATTTACCTGGGCACAATCCTGAAAATTGTGGGTATTGCCTATCTGGCCGATTTCGGGGCCCAGGTTTGCCGCGATGCCGGCGAAGGGGCCATTGCCGGAAAGATAGAGTTTGCAGCTAAAATCCTGGTACTGGTGCTGGCCGTGCCCATTGTGGTGGCCATGTTAAATACCCTGTTGAGGTTGCTGCCATGA
- the spoIIIAE gene encoding stage III sporulation protein AE codes for MTQRYGLLLILLGVFWLLARTPVAEATDLPAVSQSAAGQLDMQEIEDYIGRLDRDVKSYLPEFDFSGLVHALARRDLDLGLEKLFGRVLDLMLGEVRANIALLSKLLVLALICLLLSNLGHAFRGGEAGETAHLVVYLVLAIIALGSFSLAVNTCREVVDKMVSFMQALLPVLLTLLVAVGGAGTTALLQPVLFVAISIIATLVKNVVLPLILLAAVLGVSGGLSRHFYTGKLAGLFKSASLGLLGLFGTLFLGVLSLAGVAGAVGDGLLIRTAKYATDAFVPVVGGMFADVLETLVSTVLWMKNAVGIAGVVVILAMVLLPLLKVLALYIIYRLSGALLQPLGDGRVVDCLSELAGSLLLVFAALSTVCLMFFFAVAAVVALGNLTVMLR; via the coding sequence ATGACGCAAAGATACGGATTATTGCTCATTCTCCTGGGGGTGTTCTGGCTGCTGGCCCGGACACCGGTGGCGGAGGCGACGGATCTGCCGGCGGTGTCGCAGAGCGCTGCCGGGCAGCTGGACATGCAGGAAATTGAAGATTATATCGGCCGGCTGGACCGGGATGTGAAAAGCTATCTGCCCGAATTTGATTTTTCCGGCCTGGTGCACGCTCTGGCGCGGCGGGACCTGGACCTGGGGTTGGAAAAACTGTTCGGGCGAGTGCTGGACCTGATGCTGGGTGAGGTCAGGGCAAACATAGCCCTGCTGAGCAAGCTGCTGGTGCTGGCCCTCATTTGTCTGCTGCTGAGCAATTTGGGGCACGCTTTCCGGGGAGGGGAAGCGGGGGAAACCGCCCACTTGGTGGTCTATCTGGTGCTGGCAATCATCGCCCTGGGCTCATTCAGCCTGGCCGTAAATACCTGTCGCGAAGTGGTGGACAAAATGGTTTCATTTATGCAGGCCCTGCTGCCCGTCCTGCTGACTCTACTGGTAGCCGTAGGGGGAGCGGGTACAACGGCTCTGCTGCAGCCGGTGCTCTTTGTGGCTATCAGCATCATTGCTACACTGGTAAAAAATGTGGTATTGCCGCTGATATTGTTGGCGGCGGTGCTGGGGGTGAGCGGCGGCCTGTCCCGCCATTTTTACACCGGCAAGCTGGCCGGCTTGTTTAAAAGCGCATCCCTGGGTTTGCTGGGCTTGTTTGGTACATTGTTCCTGGGTGTGCTCTCGCTGGCCGGCGTGGCCGGAGCAGTGGGGGACGGTCTGCTCATCCGCACAGCCAAATACGCCACCGACGCCTTTGTTCCCGTGGTGGGGGGCATGTTTGCCGATGTGCTGGAAACGCTGGTCAGCACGGTGCTCTGGATGAAAAATGCCGTGGGAATTGCCGGAGTGGTGGTCATCTTAGCGATGGTGTTGCTGCCCCTTTTGAAGGTGCTGGCCCTGTACATTATTTACCGGCTGTCCGGGGCGTTGCTCCAGCCCCTGGGCGACGGGCGGGTAGTGGATTGCCTGAGTGAACTGGCCGGCAGCCTGCTCCTGGTCTTTGCCGCCCTGTCCACGGTCTGTCTGATGTTTTTCTTTGCCGTGGCGGCTGTGGTCGCCCTGGGCAACCTGACAGTGATGTTGCGCTGA
- a CDS encoding stage III sporulation protein AF, protein MFLEKTAGTVRGLEELRIMVQNIVVVIVLALLLELLLPAGDMRRYVHLVCGLLVVVVVFQSIGALARVQWTDFPSFGGQQAIPDVIAAGQQLREKQLGAARESFRQAMRHQIQSLVEVGGEWQVVEVELGLNEEEENIFRTRLNRVDLTVRPARAGKSGFVDPVPPVRVGAEGERQPSGNREVELAAKVARLQQQLAGIYQLRPEQVVVKVVS, encoded by the coding sequence ATGTTCCTGGAAAAAACAGCCGGGACGGTGAGGGGTTTGGAAGAACTGCGCATTATGGTGCAGAACATTGTGGTAGTCATTGTGCTGGCCCTGCTCCTGGAGTTGCTGCTTCCCGCCGGAGATATGCGCCGCTATGTTCACCTGGTATGTGGGCTTTTGGTCGTTGTGGTGGTTTTTCAGTCCATTGGCGCCCTGGCCAGAGTGCAGTGGACAGATTTCCCTTCCTTTGGCGGTCAGCAGGCGATCCCCGATGTGATCGCCGCCGGCCAACAACTGCGCGAGAAGCAACTGGGGGCAGCCAGGGAAAGTTTTCGCCAGGCCATGCGGCATCAGATCCAGTCGCTGGTGGAGGTGGGCGGTGAATGGCAGGTGGTTGAGGTAGAGTTGGGACTAAATGAGGAGGAAGAGAATATTTTCCGGACACGGTTGAACAGGGTGGATCTTACAGTGCGCCCGGCCCGGGCCGGTAAAAGTGGATTCGTCGACCCGGTGCCGCCTGTTCGGGTGGGGGCGGAAGGAGAACGGCAGCCGTCCGGCAACCGGGAGGTGGAACTGGCGGCAAAGGTGGCCCGGTTGCAGCAACAATTGGCCGGGATTTACCAGTTGCGGCCGGAACAGGTGGTGGTGAAAGTGGTGTCCTGA
- a CDS encoding SpoIIIAH-like family protein gives MAFFISRKLILLVLALLMVGGLAYRLQAGLPSKASLSGSRASPSEPQTSVTGSGNENAGAAAGGVEQKAASAGTGTGSGTERSTASQLVSANKSNYFIDYRLERERSRGQEIELLKEIINNPASDEQVKQEANQRLFALVKSSSQESQAESLLKAKGFPEAVVCLGQENATVVVQASQLLPDEVLRITDLVSRSSGVPAERVVIIPRP, from the coding sequence ATGGCCTTTTTCATCAGCCGTAAGTTAATTTTGCTGGTGCTGGCCCTGCTCATGGTGGGCGGGCTGGCCTACCGCCTGCAAGCCGGTCTGCCGTCCAAAGCATCGCTTTCGGGCAGTCGGGCGTCGCCATCCGAACCACAGACCTCTGTGACCGGATCCGGTAATGAAAATGCCGGCGCGGCTGCGGGCGGGGTTGAGCAAAAGGCAGCCTCCGCAGGCACCGGGACGGGCTCGGGGACCGAGCGCAGTACAGCCAGCCAGTTGGTGAGCGCTAACAAAAGCAATTATTTCATTGACTACCGGCTGGAAAGAGAGCGTTCCCGTGGACAGGAGATTGAGTTGCTGAAAGAAATAATAAACAACCCGGCCAGTGATGAACAGGTGAAACAGGAGGCCAACCAGCGTCTGTTCGCGCTGGTCAAGAGCAGCAGCCAGGAGAGCCAGGCCGAGAGTCTGCTCAAAGCCAAGGGTTTTCCCGAAGCGGTGGTCTGCCTGGGGCAGGAAAACGCCACCGTGGTGGTGCAGGCCAGCCAGCTGCTGCCCGATGAGGTGCTGCGCATTACCGACCTGGTTTCCCGCAGCAGCGGTGTGCCTGCCGAAAGAGTAGTGATTATCCCCCGGCCCTGA
- a CDS encoding adenylate kinase, with protein sequence MNLLIMGPPGAGKGTQAEVLVKELKITHISTGDMFRNAIKEGTEMGKKAKEYMDAGQLVPDEVVIGMVKDRLAKPDCQNGFLLDGFPRTVEQAKALDETLASLNIKLDGVINIVVPLDKLMVRLTGRRVCKECGASYHVVFNPPKVEGKCNSCGGELYQRSDDNEESVSTRLKAYEEKTQPLIDYYQAKGLLLNINGDQEISKVLADILAAVKK encoded by the coding sequence TTGAACCTGTTGATTATGGGACCGCCGGGGGCCGGTAAAGGGACCCAGGCCGAGGTACTGGTGAAGGAGCTCAAGATTACTCATATTTCCACCGGGGACATGTTCCGCAATGCCATCAAGGAAGGCACAGAAATGGGTAAAAAGGCCAAGGAATATATGGATGCCGGCCAGCTGGTGCCCGATGAAGTGGTGATTGGCATGGTCAAGGACCGCCTGGCCAAGCCCGACTGCCAGAACGGCTTTTTGTTGGACGGTTTTCCGCGCACGGTGGAACAGGCTAAAGCACTGGATGAAACGCTGGCCAGCCTGAACATTAAGTTGGACGGCGTGATCAATATTGTTGTTCCCCTGGACAAGCTCATGGTTCGCCTGACCGGCCGCCGGGTGTGCAAGGAGTGCGGCGCTTCCTACCACGTGGTCTTTAACCCGCCCAAGGTGGAAGGCAAGTGCAATTCCTGCGGCGGCGAGCTGTACCAGCGTTCCGACGACAACGAAGAATCGGTATCCACCCGTCTGAAGGCCTACGAAGAGAAGACCCAGCCGCTGATTGATTACTACCAGGCCAAGGGGCTCCTCCTGAACATCAACGGCGACCAGGAAATCAGCAAGGTGCTGGCCGACATCCTGGCTGCCGTGAAAAAGTAA
- a CDS encoding class I SAM-dependent DNA methyltransferase, translated as MENSKLPYEGLAGIYDYLVSSVDFEAWIDYVHMIMARYAFTPRRVLDLACGTGNTILPMARRGYACQGIDLSPAMLQIARHKAGRENLSLQLYGMDMRCFALPETVDLVTCFHDGLNYLLDWQDLVATFTCVRRALRPGGLFIFDLNTLSWCGGGSPEVVVVDEDDFTLIYRTNCLQESKQWEIDLLAFIRQGDCYVRQEERHCERSYSADEVLLALHRAGLAYLDSFDAFTLAPPRPASRRVFYVARRE; from the coding sequence ATGGAAAACAGCAAACTGCCCTACGAGGGCCTGGCCGGCATATATGATTATCTGGTTTCCAGTGTGGACTTTGAGGCCTGGATTGATTATGTGCACATGATTATGGCCAGGTACGCTTTCACCCCGCGGCGGGTATTGGATCTGGCCTGCGGCACGGGCAACACCATCCTGCCCATGGCCCGGCGCGGTTACGCCTGTCAGGGCATTGACCTCTCTCCCGCCATGCTGCAGATCGCCCGGCATAAGGCCGGGCGGGAAAACCTCTCCCTGCAGCTGTACGGGATGGACATGCGCTGCTTTGCCCTGCCGGAAACCGTGGATCTGGTAACCTGTTTCCACGACGGGCTGAACTATCTGCTGGACTGGCAGGATCTGGTGGCTACTTTCACCTGTGTCCGGCGGGCCCTGCGGCCGGGCGGTCTGTTTATCTTTGATCTGAACACCTTGAGCTGGTGCGGTGGAGGCAGCCCGGAGGTTGTGGTGGTGGATGAGGATGATTTTACGCTCATCTACCGGACCAATTGCTTGCAGGAGAGCAAACAGTGGGAAATCGATCTGTTGGCCTTTATCCGCCAGGGTGACTGTTATGTTCGCCAGGAGGAGAGGCATTGCGAGCGGTCTTACAGTGCCGATGAAGTGTTGCTGGCGCTGCACAGGGCCGGGCTGGCGTACCTGGATAGCTTTGACGCCTTCACCCTGGCGCCGCCCCGGCCCGCTAGCCGGCGGGTCTTTTACGTGGCCCGGCGTGAATGA
- a CDS encoding MTAP family purine nucleoside phosphorylase produces the protein MAKIPAVKYAIIGGSSTFSLQFPEDLAAEGYEVQVLAQDLVYDTPFGSSPPFKLFRLGDKELLHVKMHGWRPGVSRADASRQVFWVLQQAGVKKIMAEGGVGSINHLLDLRDVLVPSDYLDFSLRKDVSLGSTHLLVMRQPVCPQITSLLYEVARQQYREGRVFSRGVYAVTDGRHFESVAEVQMLSRLGADMVGQSMCPEVYLAREIGACYGRIDLVVNYAEGVVRQWTHAELAHIFHNSARQIAGLLLTAMQRLDASQDCGCPDLRHETLLKEK, from the coding sequence ATGGCCAAGATTCCCGCCGTAAAATATGCGATCATCGGTGGTTCAAGCACCTTTAGCCTGCAGTTTCCCGAAGACCTGGCCGCGGAGGGGTATGAGGTGCAGGTACTGGCCCAAGACCTGGTGTACGACACCCCCTTCGGTTCCAGCCCGCCCTTCAAGCTCTTTCGCCTGGGTGACAAGGAGCTTTTGCATGTGAAAATGCACGGCTGGCGGCCCGGTGTGAGCCGGGCGGACGCTTCCCGGCAGGTGTTCTGGGTTTTGCAGCAGGCCGGCGTAAAAAAGATTATGGCTGAAGGGGGCGTGGGCAGCATCAACCACCTGCTGGACCTGCGCGACGTGCTGGTGCCCTCGGATTACCTGGATTTTTCCCTGCGCAAGGATGTCAGCCTGGGCAGCACGCACCTTCTGGTGATGCGCCAGCCGGTCTGCCCGCAGATCACTTCCCTGCTCTATGAAGTGGCCCGCCAGCAATACCGCGAGGGCCGGGTTTTCTCCCGCGGTGTCTACGCGGTCACCGACGGGCGCCACTTTGAGAGCGTGGCCGAAGTGCAGATGCTTTCCCGCCTGGGTGCCGATATGGTGGGCCAGAGCATGTGCCCCGAGGTTTACCTGGCCCGGGAAATTGGTGCCTGTTATGGCCGCATCGACCTGGTGGTCAATTACGCCGAGGGCGTGGTGCGCCAGTGGACCCATGCCGAGCTGGCCCACATCTTTCACAACTCGGCCCGCCAGATCGCCGGGCTTTTGCTTACGGCCATGCAGCGGCTGGACGCTAGCCAGGATTGCGGTTGTCCTGATCTGCGTCACGAAACCCTGCTCAAGGAAAAATAG
- a CDS encoding heavy metal translocating P-type ATPase produces the protein MATEHNKEYRFFIRGMTCAACSARIERSLSRLPGVERVSVNLANGSALVQVGPAGPSDVEVGDRINKLGYEVAWAEREFAVTGMTCAACAARIERQLLKLAGVREAAVNLAVNRARVVFNPAQLSEAQIMATIDRLGYQATALQEGETDGGEWSRREIERVRKLFLISALFSLPLVVNMLLMFWHRPLPLQLGHPLAQLVLATVVQLVGGSYFYIDAFKSLRGGSANMSVLVALGTTAAYVLSAWNVLAAKGHAGHNIYFESAAVVITLVLLGKLLEARAKGKTSAAINKLFSLQAKNAVLLRDGQEVTVPLDQVRPGDLVLVRPGQKIPVDGEIVSGQTTVDESMLTGESIPVEKKAGDRVTGATINQLGSITVRVTGVGQDTVLARIIRIVEQAQGSKAPIQRLADRVAAYFVPAVLGIALLTFLYWYFFGLPGQLAPALLHATAVLVIACPCALGLATPTSIMVGTGKGAEMGILIKGGEYLERAGSLSAIVLDKTGTLTAGRPVLTDVIALGNWLGREQEMLGLAASAESTSEHPLAAAVVEYARQQGSQIVAPEEFQALPGFGLQARVQGLEVLVGKPDFIVERGYAVAQWEAQVATLEQAGKTAVFVVVEGQVAGLLALADTLKPEAASVVAELHRLGMEVWMITGDNQRTAQAVARQAGIQNVLAGVLPGEKADKVASLKERGLVVGMVGDGINDAPALAVADVGFALGSGTDIAIETAPVTLLGGSLQGVVNAIKLSRATLRNIKQNLFWAFIFNTLGIPLAAAGFLSPVVAGAAMAFSSVTVVSNALRLRGFKA, from the coding sequence TTGGCAACAGAACATAACAAGGAATACCGCTTTTTTATCCGCGGCATGACCTGCGCCGCCTGCTCGGCCCGCATTGAACGGTCGCTCTCCCGCTTGCCCGGCGTGGAGCGGGTGAGTGTGAACCTGGCCAACGGCTCAGCCCTGGTGCAGGTGGGGCCCGCCGGGCCATCTGATGTCGAGGTCGGCGACAGGATTAACAAACTGGGTTACGAAGTGGCTTGGGCAGAGCGGGAGTTTGCTGTGACGGGCATGACCTGCGCTGCCTGCGCGGCCCGCATTGAAAGGCAGTTGCTTAAGCTGGCCGGGGTGCGCGAAGCGGCCGTGAACCTGGCCGTGAACAGGGCCAGAGTGGTCTTTAACCCGGCTCAGCTGAGCGAAGCGCAGATCATGGCCACCATTGACCGGTTGGGGTATCAGGCCACCGCGCTTCAGGAGGGCGAGACGGACGGCGGGGAGTGGAGCCGGCGGGAAATCGAACGGGTGCGGAAACTGTTCCTCATATCAGCCCTATTTTCTCTGCCCCTGGTTGTGAACATGCTCCTGATGTTCTGGCACCGGCCTCTGCCCCTGCAACTGGGTCATCCCCTGGCCCAACTGGTGCTGGCCACTGTTGTCCAACTGGTGGGGGGCAGCTATTTTTACATAGATGCGTTTAAGTCACTGCGCGGGGGCAGTGCCAATATGTCGGTGCTGGTGGCGCTGGGCACCACGGCGGCCTACGTCTTAAGTGCCTGGAATGTGCTGGCGGCCAAAGGGCATGCCGGGCACAATATCTACTTTGAGAGCGCGGCCGTGGTGATCACGCTGGTGCTGCTGGGCAAGCTGCTGGAAGCCCGGGCCAAAGGCAAGACCTCGGCGGCCATTAACAAGCTGTTCTCGCTGCAGGCCAAAAACGCCGTGCTGTTGCGGGATGGGCAGGAAGTCACCGTGCCGCTGGATCAAGTACGACCGGGGGATCTGGTGCTGGTCAGGCCGGGCCAAAAGATTCCCGTGGACGGGGAAATAGTCAGCGGACAGACCACTGTGGACGAGTCCATGCTCACGGGGGAAAGCATTCCGGTGGAGAAAAAGGCCGGTGATCGGGTGACGGGTGCCACCATCAACCAGCTGGGGAGTATAACCGTCCGGGTCACCGGAGTGGGCCAGGATACTGTGCTGGCCAGAATTATCCGCATTGTGGAGCAGGCCCAGGGCAGCAAAGCGCCCATTCAGCGTCTGGCCGACCGGGTGGCGGCCTACTTTGTGCCCGCAGTGCTGGGCATAGCCCTGCTGACCTTTTTGTACTGGTACTTTTTCGGTCTGCCCGGGCAACTGGCCCCCGCCCTGCTGCACGCCACCGCCGTCCTGGTCATCGCCTGCCCCTGCGCGCTGGGGCTGGCTACGCCCACTTCCATCATGGTGGGGACGGGCAAAGGGGCGGAAATGGGCATCCTGATCAAAGGAGGAGAATATCTGGAAAGGGCGGGCTCCTTAAGCGCCATTGTGCTGGACAAGACGGGCACTCTGACCGCCGGGCGGCCCGTGCTGACCGACGTGATTGCCCTGGGGAACTGGCTAGGGCGGGAGCAGGAGATGCTCGGCCTGGCCGCCAGCGCGGAGAGCACCTCTGAGCACCCACTGGCGGCAGCAGTGGTAGAGTATGCCCGGCAGCAGGGCAGCCAGATTGTTGCTCCGGAAGAATTCCAGGCTCTGCCCGGCTTTGGCCTGCAGGCCCGCGTGCAGGGACTTGAAGTTTTAGTAGGCAAGCCCGATTTTATAGTTGAACGGGGCTATGCCGTGGCCCAGTGGGAGGCCCAGGTGGCCACCCTGGAACAGGCGGGCAAGACCGCCGTCTTTGTGGTGGTGGAGGGGCAGGTGGCCGGTCTGCTGGCCCTGGCGGATACGCTCAAACCCGAGGCGGCCAGCGTAGTGGCCGAACTGCACCGGCTGGGCATGGAAGTGTGGATGATCACGGGGGACAACCAGCGCACGGCGCAGGCTGTGGCACGGCAGGCCGGCATCCAGAACGTGCTGGCGGGCGTGTTGCCCGGCGAGAAGGCCGACAAGGTGGCCAGCTTAAAAGAGCGCGGCCTGGTGGTGGGCATGGTGGGGGACGGCATCAACGACGCCCCCGCTCTGGCCGTGGCCGATGTGGGCTTTGCCCTGGGCTCCGGTACCGACATTGCCATTGAAACAGCGCCCGTGACCCTGCTGGGCGGTAGCCTGCAAGGCGTGGTCAATGCCATCAAGCTCAGCCGGGCTACTTTGCGCAATATCAAGCAAAACCTCTTCTGGGCCTTTATTTTCAATACACTGGGCATTCCACTGGCTGCCGCCGGTTTTCTGAGCCCGGTGGTGGCCGGGGCGGCCATGGCTTTCAGCTCGGTGACCGTGGTGAGCAATGCGCTGCGCTTGCGTGGCTTTAAGGCGTGA
- a CDS encoding heavy-metal-associated domain-containing protein: protein MALQQLIYQVEGMSCQHCQMAVEKALKTVDGVQEVQVDLATGKVQVTFDPARATSQELKEAILDAGYTVVG, encoded by the coding sequence ATGGCGTTACAGCAATTAATTTACCAGGTGGAAGGCATGTCCTGCCAGCACTGCCAGATGGCTGTGGAGAAGGCATTGAAAACGGTGGATGGCGTGCAGGAGGTCCAGGTGGACCTGGCGACGGGCAAAGTGCAGGTAACTTTCGACCCGGCCCGGGCCACCAGCCAGGAGCTGAAAGAAGCCATTCTGGATGCCGGTTACACTGTAGTGGGATAG
- the queD gene encoding 6-carboxytetrahydropterin synthase QueD, with protein MYELTIRRDFSAAHMLQHYQGKCANLHGHTWQVEVTVCGDTLDQAGMLVDFGVLKKMLAGILQNYDHTCLNQTVDFQQQNPTAENIARQIFRHMAGGLAAAGLNVQVSKVRVWEAPDAAATYREA; from the coding sequence GTGTATGAACTAACAATAAGAAGAGATTTTTCTGCCGCACACATGTTGCAGCATTATCAGGGCAAGTGCGCCAACCTGCACGGCCATACCTGGCAGGTGGAAGTGACAGTGTGTGGTGACACACTGGATCAGGCCGGGATGCTGGTGGACTTCGGCGTGCTGAAGAAAATGCTGGCCGGGATTTTGCAAAACTATGACCACACCTGCCTGAATCAGACGGTGGACTTTCAGCAGCAGAACCCCACGGCGGAGAACATCGCCCGGCAGATTTTCCGCCACATGGCCGGTGGCCTGGCCGCAGCGGGTCTTAATGTACAGGTGAGCAAAGTACGGGTCTGGGAAGCTCCCGATGCGGCGGCCACATACCGGGAGGCGTAG
- the queC gene encoding 7-cyano-7-deazaguanine synthase QueC, producing the protein MRSVVLLSGGLDSTVALAQARREGQVLLALTFDYGQRAAEAEIRAAGRICAHYGLAHQVIKLPFLQEITRCALVNRESAVPELSAGQLDNADVTAQTARAVWVPNRNGLFINIAAAYAESLGAGCVVTGFNREEAQTFPDNSLDFVRAISQSLAFSTLNRVQVVSYTLMLDKKEIVALGRRLGAPLELVWSCYHGGVEMCGRCESCQRLQRALAQQDN; encoded by the coding sequence ATGCGCAGTGTTGTATTGCTTTCGGGGGGACTGGATTCCACAGTGGCGCTGGCCCAGGCCCGGCGGGAGGGGCAGGTGTTGCTGGCGCTTACGTTTGATTACGGTCAGAGGGCGGCCGAGGCGGAAATAAGGGCGGCCGGGCGCATCTGCGCCCATTACGGGCTGGCGCACCAGGTGATCAAGCTGCCCTTTTTGCAGGAGATCACCCGCTGTGCCCTGGTGAACCGGGAGAGCGCGGTGCCCGAGCTTTCGGCCGGTCAGCTCGACAATGCGGATGTGACCGCGCAGACGGCCCGGGCCGTCTGGGTGCCCAACCGGAACGGTCTCTTTATCAACATTGCTGCCGCGTATGCAGAAAGCCTAGGCGCCGGTTGTGTGGTGACCGGTTTTAACCGGGAGGAAGCGCAGACTTTTCCCGATAACAGCCTGGATTTTGTGCGCGCCATAAGCCAGTCGCTGGCTTTTTCTACTTTGAACAGGGTGCAGGTGGTCAGCTACACGCTCATGCTGGACAAAAAAGAGATTGTGGCGCTGGGGCGACGGCTGGGCGCGCCGCTGGAGCTGGTCTGGAGCTGCTACCACGGGGGCGTGGAAATGTGTGGTCGCTGTGAGAGTTGCCAGAGGCTGCAGCGGGCCCTGGCGCAGCAGGATAATTGA
- a CDS encoding DUF366 family protein: protein MHYYLVPGTLAYTGHQLCSLWAYKNFGLLGDSIVAFRGPCSIDWDEMVDVEDVLDRSPIYGPDMLHFIVEHFSIDLDQMICRQRLFMALIGEQLTRDGHRVERQGDDLYISGRKLSISIATASPVSVLMHVGLNLVSEGTPVPAVGLWELGYREEALGELAARFAEAYRAELAGMARARCKVRGVS from the coding sequence ATGCACTACTATCTGGTGCCCGGTACGCTGGCTTATACAGGCCATCAGCTCTGCTCACTGTGGGCGTATAAAAATTTCGGCCTGCTGGGCGACTCCATAGTGGCTTTTCGGGGGCCCTGTTCCATTGACTGGGACGAGATGGTGGATGTGGAGGACGTGCTGGATCGTTCGCCCATCTACGGTCCCGATATGCTGCACTTCATTGTGGAGCATTTTTCCATCGACCTGGACCAGATGATCTGCCGGCAGAGGCTGTTTATGGCGCTGATCGGCGAGCAGCTGACACGGGATGGTCACCGGGTGGAAAGGCAGGGCGATGATCTGTACATAAGCGGGCGCAAATTGTCCATTTCCATAGCCACGGCCTCGCCTGTCTCGGTGTTGATGCACGTGGGCCTGAACCTGGTTTCCGAGGGTACGCCCGTCCCGGCGGTGGGGCTCTGGGAGCTGGGTTATCGGGAGGAGGCGCTGGGCGAGCTGGCCGCCCGCTTTGCCGAGGCCTACCGGGCCGAATTGGCCGGCATGGCCCGGGCCCGTTGCAAGGTGAGGGGAGTAAGCTAA
- a CDS encoding 7-carboxy-7-deazaguanine synthase QueE, translating to MSTGSAMVREVFSSAQGEGPLVGVRQIFLRLAGCNLHCSYCDTAGGQQTVCRYQHPLPGQDSQVVWQELPNPLAVSRVLEIIQTLDPASHHSLSVTGGEPLLWADFLCQLLPGIRGFRQGVFLETNGTLPGELAKVLSLLRWVSMDIKLPCYLGGREYWEQHEQFIRLAREKDLYVKVVVGDDAPLDQFRQAVQVVARCDRHIPLVIQPLTRGERVALSPARALQLQAMALAMLDDVRLVPQTHVFLGLL from the coding sequence ATGAGCACCGGCAGCGCTATGGTGCGCGAGGTTTTTTCATCCGCCCAGGGTGAGGGGCCGCTGGTGGGCGTGCGGCAGATTTTTTTGCGCCTGGCGGGCTGTAATCTCCATTGTTCTTACTGTGATACGGCGGGCGGACAGCAGACGGTTTGCCGCTATCAGCACCCGCTGCCCGGGCAGGACAGTCAAGTGGTTTGGCAGGAACTGCCCAACCCGCTCGCGGTATCCAGGGTGTTGGAAATAATACAGACACTTGACCCGGCTTCCCACCACTCTTTGAGTGTAACCGGTGGCGAGCCCTTGCTGTGGGCCGATTTTTTGTGCCAGCTGCTGCCCGGCATCAGGGGTTTCCGGCAGGGTGTTTTTCTGGAAACCAACGGTACGCTGCCCGGTGAGCTGGCAAAGGTTCTATCCCTGCTGCGCTGGGTTTCCATGGATATCAAGCTGCCCTGTTACCTGGGCGGGCGGGAATACTGGGAGCAGCACGAGCAGTTTATCCGCCTGGCCCGGGAGAAAGATTTGTATGTCAAGGTAGTGGTGGGTGATGATGCGCCGCTTGACCAGTTCCGGCAGGCCGTGCAGGTGGTGGCCCGCTGCGACCGGCACATTCCCCTGGTCATCCAGCCGCTGACCAGGGGGGAACGGGTGGCCTTAAGTCCCGCCCGCGCGTTGCAGCTGCAGGCCATGGCTCTGGCCATGCTGGACGATGTGCGCCTGGTACCGCAGACGCATGTTTTTCTGGGGTTGCTCTGA